A single Elaeis guineensis isolate ETL-2024a chromosome 15, EG11, whole genome shotgun sequence DNA region contains:
- the LOC105057966 gene encoding cyclin-D1-1 isoform X2, producing the protein MVLSPELLSASSNLFCAEDADDVASWDDDGVAVVDEEWNLPVSPGDRPVAALLAAEPDHMPRPDYLSRFLARALDSTARQDAINWILKVNEFYRFRPVTAYLSVNYLDRFLSSHNLPTMQGQKSGWPIQLLSVACVSVAAKMEETHVPLLLDLQVLDPHFVFEPRTVRRMELLLMAALRWRMRSITPFDFLPHLAAALPSSAALLSRAADLILSTHRVVDFLAYRPSAIAAAAVLCAADEIADVPALDHGDSSSRFDEWVNKETVLGCRQLMEEYLIDTCPSARRAKPGREPPTPQSPVGVLDAAACGSCDTQKSSAAPMPEPPPKRRRLAEGRCIESIDTGNDGKNL; encoded by the exons ATGGTGCTCTCCCCGGAGCTTCTCTCCGCGTCCTCTAATCTGTTCTGCGCCGAGGACGCCGATGACGTGGCCTCGTGGGATGACGACGGCGTGGCCGTCGTCGACGAGGAGTGGAACCTTCCTGTCTCCCCCGGCGACCGTCCCGTAGCCGCCCTTCTCGCCGCCGAGCCCGACCACATGCCCCGTCCCGACTACCTCTCCCGCTTCCTCGCCCGCGCCCTCGACTCCACCGCCCGTCAGGACGCCATCAATTGGATTCTCAAG GTGAACGAGTTCTACCGCTTCCGGCCGGTGACAGCGTACCTTTCCGTCAACTACCTCGACCGATTTCTCTCCTCGCATAACCTCCCG ACGATGCAGGGTCAGAAAAGCGGGTGGCCGATACAACTGCTTTCGGTGGCGTGCGTGTCGGTGGCGGCGAAGATGGAGGAGACGCACGTGCCGCTGCTGCTGGACCTCCAGGTCCTGGACCCGCACTTCGTGTTCGAGCCCCGCACCGTCCGTCGGATGGAGCTCCTTCTCATGGCCGCTCTCCGCTGGCGGATGCGCTCCATCACCCCCTTCGATTTCCTCCCCCACCTCGCCGCCGCCCTCCCCTCCTCCGCCGCCCTCCTCTCCCGCGCCGCCGATCTCATCCTCAGCACCCACCGTG TGGTGGATTTCTTGGCTTACCGGCCGTCGGCCATCGCCGCCGCGGCCGTCCTCTGCGCCGCGGACGAGATCGCCGACGTCCCGGCCCTAGACCACGGCGATTCATCGAGCCGCTTCGACGAGTGGGTGAACAAG GAAACGGTGCTTGGGTGTCGCCAGCTAATGGAGGAGTACCTGATAGACACGTGCCCTTCGGCTAGGCGGGCGAAGCCGGGGCGCGAGCCGCCGACTCCACAGAGCCCGGTCGGCGTGCTGGACGCCGCGGCGTGCGGTAGCTGCGACACCCAGAAATCCTCCGCCGCGCCCATGCCCGAGCCGCCTCCCAAGCGCCGGCGTCTGGCTGAGGGCCGTTGTATAGAGAGTATAGATACGGGCAATGATGGTAAAAATCTCTGA
- the LOC105057966 gene encoding cyclin-D2-1 isoform X1, which yields MVLSPELLSASSNLFCAEDADDVASWDDDGVAVVDEEWNLPVSPGDRPVAALLAAEPDHMPRPDYLSRFLARALDSTARQDAINWILKVNEFYRFRPVTAYLSVNYLDRFLSSHNLPTMQGQKSGWPIQLLSVACVSVAAKMEETHVPLLLDLQVLDPHFVFEPRTVRRMELLLMAALRWRMRSITPFDFLPHLAAALPSSAALLSRAADLILSTHRVVDFLAYRPSAIAAAAVLCAADEIADVPALDHGDSSSRFDEWVNKVQETVLGCRQLMEEYLIDTCPSARRAKPGREPPTPQSPVGVLDAAACGSCDTQKSSAAPMPEPPPKRRRLAEGRCIESIDTGNDGKNL from the exons ATGGTGCTCTCCCCGGAGCTTCTCTCCGCGTCCTCTAATCTGTTCTGCGCCGAGGACGCCGATGACGTGGCCTCGTGGGATGACGACGGCGTGGCCGTCGTCGACGAGGAGTGGAACCTTCCTGTCTCCCCCGGCGACCGTCCCGTAGCCGCCCTTCTCGCCGCCGAGCCCGACCACATGCCCCGTCCCGACTACCTCTCCCGCTTCCTCGCCCGCGCCCTCGACTCCACCGCCCGTCAGGACGCCATCAATTGGATTCTCAAG GTGAACGAGTTCTACCGCTTCCGGCCGGTGACAGCGTACCTTTCCGTCAACTACCTCGACCGATTTCTCTCCTCGCATAACCTCCCG ACGATGCAGGGTCAGAAAAGCGGGTGGCCGATACAACTGCTTTCGGTGGCGTGCGTGTCGGTGGCGGCGAAGATGGAGGAGACGCACGTGCCGCTGCTGCTGGACCTCCAGGTCCTGGACCCGCACTTCGTGTTCGAGCCCCGCACCGTCCGTCGGATGGAGCTCCTTCTCATGGCCGCTCTCCGCTGGCGGATGCGCTCCATCACCCCCTTCGATTTCCTCCCCCACCTCGCCGCCGCCCTCCCCTCCTCCGCCGCCCTCCTCTCCCGCGCCGCCGATCTCATCCTCAGCACCCACCGTG TGGTGGATTTCTTGGCTTACCGGCCGTCGGCCATCGCCGCCGCGGCCGTCCTCTGCGCCGCGGACGAGATCGCCGACGTCCCGGCCCTAGACCACGGCGATTCATCGAGCCGCTTCGACGAGTGGGTGAACAAG gtTCAGGAAACGGTGCTTGGGTGTCGCCAGCTAATGGAGGAGTACCTGATAGACACGTGCCCTTCGGCTAGGCGGGCGAAGCCGGGGCGCGAGCCGCCGACTCCACAGAGCCCGGTCGGCGTGCTGGACGCCGCGGCGTGCGGTAGCTGCGACACCCAGAAATCCTCCGCCGCGCCCATGCCCGAGCCGCCTCCCAAGCGCCGGCGTCTGGCTGAGGGCCGTTGTATAGAGAGTATAGATACGGGCAATGATGGTAAAAATCTCTGA
- the LOC105057966 gene encoding cyclin-D2-1 isoform X3, whose translation MVLSPELLSASSNLFCAEDADDVASWDDDGVAVVDEEWNLPVSPGDRPVAALLAAEPDHMPRPDYLSRFLARALDSTARQDAINWILKVNEFYRFRPVTAYLSVNYLDRFLSSHNLPGQKSGWPIQLLSVACVSVAAKMEETHVPLLLDLQVLDPHFVFEPRTVRRMELLLMAALRWRMRSITPFDFLPHLAAALPSSAALLSRAADLILSTHRVVDFLAYRPSAIAAAAVLCAADEIADVPALDHGDSSSRFDEWVNKVQETVLGCRQLMEEYLIDTCPSARRAKPGREPPTPQSPVGVLDAAACGSCDTQKSSAAPMPEPPPKRRRLAEGRCIESIDTGNDGKNL comes from the exons ATGGTGCTCTCCCCGGAGCTTCTCTCCGCGTCCTCTAATCTGTTCTGCGCCGAGGACGCCGATGACGTGGCCTCGTGGGATGACGACGGCGTGGCCGTCGTCGACGAGGAGTGGAACCTTCCTGTCTCCCCCGGCGACCGTCCCGTAGCCGCCCTTCTCGCCGCCGAGCCCGACCACATGCCCCGTCCCGACTACCTCTCCCGCTTCCTCGCCCGCGCCCTCGACTCCACCGCCCGTCAGGACGCCATCAATTGGATTCTCAAG GTGAACGAGTTCTACCGCTTCCGGCCGGTGACAGCGTACCTTTCCGTCAACTACCTCGACCGATTTCTCTCCTCGCATAACCTCCCG GGTCAGAAAAGCGGGTGGCCGATACAACTGCTTTCGGTGGCGTGCGTGTCGGTGGCGGCGAAGATGGAGGAGACGCACGTGCCGCTGCTGCTGGACCTCCAGGTCCTGGACCCGCACTTCGTGTTCGAGCCCCGCACCGTCCGTCGGATGGAGCTCCTTCTCATGGCCGCTCTCCGCTGGCGGATGCGCTCCATCACCCCCTTCGATTTCCTCCCCCACCTCGCCGCCGCCCTCCCCTCCTCCGCCGCCCTCCTCTCCCGCGCCGCCGATCTCATCCTCAGCACCCACCGTG TGGTGGATTTCTTGGCTTACCGGCCGTCGGCCATCGCCGCCGCGGCCGTCCTCTGCGCCGCGGACGAGATCGCCGACGTCCCGGCCCTAGACCACGGCGATTCATCGAGCCGCTTCGACGAGTGGGTGAACAAG gtTCAGGAAACGGTGCTTGGGTGTCGCCAGCTAATGGAGGAGTACCTGATAGACACGTGCCCTTCGGCTAGGCGGGCGAAGCCGGGGCGCGAGCCGCCGACTCCACAGAGCCCGGTCGGCGTGCTGGACGCCGCGGCGTGCGGTAGCTGCGACACCCAGAAATCCTCCGCCGCGCCCATGCCCGAGCCGCCTCCCAAGCGCCGGCGTCTGGCTGAGGGCCGTTGTATAGAGAGTATAGATACGGGCAATGATGGTAAAAATCTCTGA